TTATCATTTTGATTCTCTTTGCCTCCTCCATTGTACCTGGTCTTTTTAACAGGATAGACCCCCTCCTTTTCACCACACTTCCCCCTCTTCTTTTGGCCATATTCTTGCTGGTTATTGATGATCTCACTCAACGTACTCTGGATATTCAAATTGTTCTTGGCCTTCCTTTTCCACCTCCCATTACTACTCGCGGTATTTGTGTGGGGCTGGCTCCATAGCAGTGGATTTGTCCCTCTATGGCAGTGTAGGAACTTGGACTGCAGAAATGTTAGGTTTGACTTCTAGATGTGGTCCCTTCTCCCTTTGACTGGTGGCTTGGGTTGTTGTTGGACTCAGTTCCCTGTTCTGGAAGGTATGGTTATTGCTCATATCCGTATCTTGGTCAAGGTCCATCATACACCTGTGGCCTATGGGATCGGGGGAGGCTTTCACCTGAGCATGAGTATTTATATCTTGATTGTACCCTTCTTTACTGCCATGTACATTATGCTCTCTAGTCATGCTGTAAAAGGTAACAGGCTGTTCCTCAGGTTCATGGGCAGTGTTTCTAGCAGGATTTTGTTGACAAGGCATTACTCTAATACCTCTCTTGAGACCAGTAGGATCTAACTTCCTCTCTTCCTCCTCTACGACCTcaggtatgtttttttttttttttttttctgatactCTCCTGCTGACCTGGTTTTTCACCCCTTACATCCATTTTCCTTACATTTTTATGATCACTCTGTTCCTCTTTATCAGTTTTACCCCCATATTTACGTTTGTCAAATATCGAAGTGTTCATTGGCTGGGCCCTGAGCCACGGACCAAActgcagtttttgtttttttttcacgtTGTGCTTCAAAGTATGGCCTTCCACAAACTCTTCCTTTATGAAATAAAACCCCACAGTGGAAACAAAGATTTTGCAGTCgttcatatttaaaagaaatccACAGTTTCTGGTTTTTGAAGACTAACCATATACCTCGCAGGAGAGGTTTATGAACCCTGACTCGAAGGCAGCGGCCCCACGCAAACCCATCTGAATCAGCATCTACTCTTATTACTCGACCAATGTTTTCCCCAATCTGTATCCCAATCTCTTCATTCATAGCAGCCAGAGGAACATTATAACACTGGACCCAGAAAGGTTCATATTGGATGTTAACAACATTAATAGACAAAGATTCATCCACCTCTTGTATGGTTAAGAGATTCCTGTCGAAGCACCATGGCCTCCCACTCAAGATCTTGTCTTTATCTTTTTTACTTTGGAATTCTATGAGGAAGCACTGTTCGTTCATATCCTTGAAGTGGACCCAACCTTCTAGCCTCCATATCTGTGACATAGTAGATCTGAAAACTTCATTATTTACTCCTCTTTCAGAGAGAATTCTACCAATGATGCCGAGCTTTCCTCTGATAGAGCTGTTTGTGTTTCCAACCTCAGTCTTGAAATGAACAACAGTTGT
This Carya illinoinensis cultivar Pawnee chromosome 11, C.illinoinensisPawnee_v1, whole genome shotgun sequence DNA region includes the following protein-coding sequences:
- the LOC122281342 gene encoding uncharacterized protein LOC122281342, translated to MADDDLTKQWENLHLSREETTVVHFKTEVGNTNSSIRGKLGIIGRILSERGVNNEVFRSTMSQIWRLEGWVHFKDMNEQCFLIEFQSKKDKDKILSGRPWCFDRNLLTIQEVDESLSINVVNIQYEPFWVQCYNVPLAAMNEEIGIQIGENIGRVIRVDADSDGFAWGRCLRVRVHKPLLRGICMTREHNVHGSKEGYNQDINTHAQVKASPDPIGHRCMMDLDQDTDMSNNHTFQNRELSPTTTQATSQREKGPHLEVKPNISAVQVPTLP